The following coding sequences lie in one Flagellimonas eckloniae genomic window:
- a CDS encoding DUF6341 family protein: MSKFFYGIEDLFVNVLFAPYDFFRFMGNWWGSNTINWMFFVIGFVAMIYWMNQLKIFNDNGEEDKSISSHSYL, translated from the coding sequence ATGAGCAAGTTTTTTTATGGCATTGAAGACTTATTTGTAAACGTCCTTTTTGCGCCTTACGATTTTTTCCGTTTTATGGGAAACTGGTGGGGCTCCAATACGATTAATTGGATGTTCTTTGTAATTGGTTTTGTTGCAATGATTTATTGGATGAATCAGTTAAAAATTTTCAATGACAATGGTGAGGAGGACAAAAGCATTTCCTCGCACTCTTATCTATAA
- a CDS encoding O-antigen ligase family protein has protein sequence MNSRTTNYILISLLLLAVYGKGLFQDSIHVHDVDQARSSIIKVGNIFSLGCLLSIFLFAGKVSGITFKFNRENWVMNGFYAFMFLSAAISLNPIISVSKFFQLLILIYAARTVFNHAESAENILIPYRNIVLIFSISCLLFPDSQVGSFIAQNRIAGNLLLYIPPNEMAELVLFSLAVSTFLFYKRKQTLVDAINIIVGILVIFGTKSRFAYLIVALIVFLYLITNIKRFAILFFVGCIVILYAVSQTDFIDVYILRDGDTSKLFELTGRVKYWLFALENIDLKSLFIGHGFYYGSRFYLPGVDSHFAYKSNLDNTYLEILFNSGIISLILFILVLTKMFRISLKRGYDKMLFISFIMIISIKSLIGPSIVKETISLVFFFLTYHFCRPLGRHKTNSVARYKQV, from the coding sequence ATGAACTCCAGGACGACTAATTATATCCTTATTTCATTGTTGTTGTTGGCGGTATATGGAAAAGGCCTTTTTCAAGACAGCATACATGTTCATGATGTTGATCAAGCGAGATCAAGTATCATAAAAGTTGGCAATATTTTTTCATTGGGGTGCCTGCTTTCGATTTTTTTATTTGCAGGTAAGGTCAGCGGTATAACCTTCAAATTCAATCGAGAAAACTGGGTTATGAATGGTTTTTACGCCTTTATGTTTTTAAGTGCAGCCATTTCGCTAAACCCTATTATCAGCGTTTCAAAGTTTTTTCAACTGCTTATTCTAATTTACGCTGCCAGAACAGTTTTTAACCATGCAGAAAGCGCTGAGAATATCCTGATTCCTTATAGAAACATTGTACTGATTTTTAGTATTAGCTGTCTTTTGTTTCCAGACTCCCAAGTAGGGTCTTTCATAGCTCAAAACCGGATTGCTGGTAATCTATTGTTGTATATCCCACCGAATGAGATGGCCGAGCTAGTACTCTTCTCGTTGGCAGTTTCCACTTTTTTGTTTTATAAGAGAAAACAAACTCTTGTAGATGCCATCAATATTATTGTCGGTATTCTTGTGATTTTCGGCACAAAATCCAGATTTGCGTATTTGATTGTTGCATTAATAGTTTTTTTGTATCTAATTACTAATATTAAACGATTTGCAATTCTCTTTTTTGTTGGTTGTATTGTTATTCTTTATGCAGTCTCACAAACCGACTTTATTGATGTTTACATTTTACGTGACGGGGATACTTCAAAACTATTCGAGCTGACAGGGCGTGTAAAATATTGGCTTTTTGCTCTTGAGAATATTGATCTGAAATCGTTGTTTATTGGCCATGGATTTTACTATGGTTCAAGGTTTTATTTACCTGGCGTTGATTCTCATTTTGCTTATAAGAGTAATCTTGACAACACCTATCTCGAGATTTTATTCAATTCCGGTATAATATCATTAATTCTTTTTATTCTTGTATTGACCAAAATGTTTAGAATTTCACTGAAAAGAGGATATGACAAAATGCTTTTTATCTCTTTTATTATGATTATTTCAATTAAAAGCCTAATTGGCCCATCTATTGTAAAAGAGACTATTTCGTTGGTTTTTTTCTTTTTAACATATCATTTTTGCAGGCCTCTGGGCAGGCATAAAACCAATTCAGTTGCCAGATATAAACAAGTGTAA
- a CDS encoding glycosyltransferase yields the protein MNCIHILYTRTFGGPHNQVVQLATKKDKKQHIIVAPKGISKFESIHNNSDIIYCPLSLWRPTKRNIPTVLIFPLIVIFDIIRLSLKLKKHLNSNIAVINYGSLYITGLIFSRIYGLKSISEMPGLFTPKPFRKIVGKIHKFLADRILLTGKSVAAAYGLEINDFNKVFFPPIRKEVIAEKNMKKGVLTIGTLGNRNWQKAHERCLEIAHSLKDNNIEFNWIIQGQNSNGQENYYQRNVIDKAIDLNLNEVKFVTNMSPSELFSQIDLFVLTSKVEGVPTVVLESCVNDVPAISLPVGAVEELIPVFDNLTVLPDTQSIVNFISQKRKEILENRIIVCDYSNKLKKLEQVNTLFFKPHYEALDF from the coding sequence ATGAATTGCATCCACATATTATATACAAGAACTTTTGGAGGCCCCCATAACCAAGTTGTACAATTGGCCACAAAAAAAGATAAAAAGCAACATATTATTGTTGCACCTAAAGGTATTTCAAAATTTGAGTCCATTCATAACAATAGTGATATAATTTATTGCCCTTTGAGTCTGTGGCGCCCGACCAAGCGAAATATTCCAACCGTATTGATTTTCCCATTAATAGTAATTTTCGATATAATAAGACTTTCACTGAAGCTCAAAAAGCACCTCAATTCAAATATTGCAGTCATAAATTATGGGTCGTTGTATATTACCGGATTGATTTTTTCTAGGATATATGGGCTGAAAAGCATTTCTGAAATGCCAGGATTATTTACACCAAAGCCATTTAGAAAGATAGTTGGGAAGATTCACAAGTTCCTTGCTGATAGAATCCTTCTGACTGGTAAATCTGTTGCTGCTGCATATGGTCTTGAGATCAATGATTTCAATAAAGTCTTTTTTCCTCCTATACGAAAAGAAGTCATTGCTGAAAAAAACATGAAAAAGGGAGTCCTTACCATTGGAACCCTTGGGAATAGGAATTGGCAAAAAGCCCATGAAAGATGTCTGGAAATTGCTCATTCCCTAAAAGACAACAATATTGAATTCAATTGGATAATACAAGGGCAAAACTCTAATGGCCAGGAAAATTATTACCAGCGCAATGTTATAGATAAAGCCATTGATTTAAATCTAAATGAAGTTAAATTTGTGACCAATATGTCTCCGTCAGAACTATTTTCACAGATAGACCTTTTCGTACTTACAAGTAAAGTTGAAGGAGTGCCTACGGTGGTACTCGAGTCGTGTGTGAATGATGTACCTGCCATTAGTTTGCCTGTGGGAGCTGTAGAAGAACTTATACCTGTTTTTGATAATCTGACCGTGCTGCCAGATACTCAGAGTATAGTGAACTTCATTTCACAAAAGAGAAAGGAGATTCTTGAGAATAGAATAATTGTTTGTGATTACTCAAATAAGTTGAAAAAGCTGGAACAAGTAAATACATTATTCTTTAAACCACACTATGAAGCGCTTGATTTTTAA
- a CDS encoding polysaccharide pyruvyl transferase family protein: MERKNTFIIGHYGGDNFGDEFMLEALLEYLDTVNIIGKIFIVNKKSSNTKSKVTYVSPSLLSILKIFFQTKVLILGGGTHFHDDYHKKRLKRHYLYLTKILTISLFYRLCFKKVYYLGVGYAPLGSSTIKKYTKISLLLANHITVRDKVSLKNLNNLSQKSLSSEEHLTFDLASLHREVEHIRVKSDSLVGISITSFNFSSKPSEDNLWAHSLIPQIGSIYKKTNISIRIFVFRGGFRESDIPLSEKLKKHLYQIDPNRVTIYEHSDSTEKFVMPLAQCKYFIATRYHSAVIAYLVGCNMLIVPYHQKLIDVVDMIDLDMHAVMDLQQPETFTSKFSELLTNDKRYIPRTPSLKNKALTSDIMNNIFNKLN; encoded by the coding sequence ATGGAAAGAAAAAATACATTTATAATTGGCCACTATGGAGGAGACAATTTTGGCGATGAGTTTATGCTGGAAGCGTTGCTAGAGTATCTTGATACGGTCAATATAATTGGCAAAATTTTTATTGTAAATAAAAAAAGTAGTAACACTAAAAGTAAAGTAACCTATGTCTCTCCAAGTTTGTTGAGCATACTAAAAATTTTTTTCCAGACGAAAGTATTGATACTTGGCGGTGGCACGCATTTCCATGATGACTATCACAAAAAACGCCTAAAAAGGCATTATTTATATCTTACAAAGATTCTTACCATTTCTTTGTTTTATAGACTATGTTTTAAAAAGGTATATTACCTAGGGGTAGGATATGCACCCTTAGGTTCTTCGACAATCAAAAAATATACAAAAATATCCTTATTACTTGCTAATCATATTACCGTAAGAGATAAAGTTTCGTTGAAAAATTTGAACAACTTATCGCAAAAATCACTCTCTTCAGAGGAACACCTCACTTTTGATTTGGCATCCCTTCATAGGGAAGTGGAGCACATAAGGGTAAAAAGTGATTCCTTGGTAGGGATTTCCATAACCTCTTTTAATTTTTCATCCAAACCCAGTGAAGACAATTTATGGGCTCATAGTCTAATACCCCAAATTGGATCTATATACAAAAAGACAAACATATCCATTCGAATTTTTGTGTTCAGAGGAGGATTTAGGGAATCAGATATTCCATTAAGCGAAAAATTGAAAAAGCATTTGTACCAAATCGACCCCAACAGGGTTACAATTTATGAGCATTCAGATAGTACTGAGAAATTTGTAATGCCTTTGGCTCAATGCAAGTACTTTATTGCTACACGATATCATTCCGCTGTAATTGCTTATTTGGTAGGATGCAATATGCTTATAGTGCCATATCATCAAAAACTAATTGATGTTGTGGACATGATAGATCTTGACATGCATGCAGTGATGGATTTACAACAACCTGAGACCTTCACTTCTAAATTCAGTGAATTGTTAACCAATGACAAAAGGTATATCCCTAGAACACCCTCATTGAAAAATAAGGCTCTTACTTCGGATATTATGAATAACATTTTTAACAAACTTAATTAA
- a CDS encoding cupin domain-containing protein: MSTQEKLFEYLENMKGEPTAHLSGLKRVFIKNKNTDFKLTQFAHGMFAPGEICELHAHQTMDEFFYFIRGTGIYKVNGEEITLKPGTFLRIPAKSQHELINKGKSDLEFVYFGIALD; this comes from the coding sequence TTGTCAACTCAGGAGAAGTTATTTGAGTACCTTGAAAACATGAAAGGTGAGCCCACAGCTCACCTTTCTGGGTTAAAAAGGGTATTCATAAAGAATAAAAATACAGATTTCAAATTAACCCAATTTGCCCATGGTATGTTTGCTCCTGGCGAAATTTGCGAACTTCACGCCCATCAAACAATGGATGAGTTCTTTTATTTTATTAGAGGAACTGGTATTTATAAAGTTAATGGAGAAGAAATAACTTTAAAACCAGGAACTTTTCTTAGAATACCTGCCAAATCTCAACATGAGTTAATCAATAAGGGAAAAAGTGATTTGGAATTTGTATATTTTGGAATAGCGCTGGATTAA
- a CDS encoding sulfotransferase family protein, with product MNLDFLLIGAQKCATTWIYHCLNEHPELFVGGGKNETYYFRGEIFNQKGLDWFESLFADASVNQKLGSASVDYIWDVTSIEQARRQYPDIKIIVALRNPVERTISAFFWLMRKKIIETISLDDGIRKAIDDYRSGSETIYSELIRRSLYTDAIIQLHENFEKDQIRLVLFDDIQNTPKTTLRSIYSFLNVSPDYVPTSLKRKPKGNSYSSTLVYLERKMPINKFTTKALNGISEVIKISSKTKSPKLDSKLTKELLEIYRQPFNTLYDWLEQNGSIENKEIKKAKNSWKL from the coding sequence ATGAATCTAGATTTTCTACTGATTGGAGCCCAAAAGTGTGCAACTACATGGATTTACCACTGTCTTAATGAGCATCCTGAGTTATTCGTGGGAGGAGGAAAGAATGAAACCTACTATTTTAGAGGAGAAATCTTCAATCAAAAAGGCCTTGATTGGTTTGAAAGTCTTTTTGCAGATGCTTCTGTCAATCAAAAACTGGGGAGTGCCTCTGTAGATTACATTTGGGACGTGACCTCTATAGAACAGGCCCGCAGACAATACCCTGACATAAAAATAATAGTTGCGCTTCGAAATCCTGTAGAGCGAACAATATCCGCTTTCTTTTGGTTGATGAGAAAAAAGATTATCGAGACTATATCTCTTGATGATGGTATTAGAAAGGCAATTGATGATTACAGATCCGGTTCTGAGACTATTTATTCAGAATTGATAAGACGTAGTTTATATACGGATGCTATAATACAACTCCATGAAAATTTTGAAAAAGACCAAATTAGATTGGTTTTGTTCGATGACATTCAAAACACACCTAAAACTACTCTTCGCAGTATTTATTCTTTTCTAAATGTTTCACCAGATTATGTTCCTACCTCTTTAAAAAGGAAGCCGAAAGGCAATAGCTATTCCTCTACCCTTGTTTATCTGGAAAGGAAAATGCCCATCAATAAATTTACCACCAAGGCATTGAACGGCATCAGCGAGGTGATTAAGATATCATCTAAAACCAAAAGCCCTAAATTGGATTCCAAACTCACCAAAGAATTATTGGAGATCTACAGACAACCTTTCAATACGTTGTATGATTGGTTAGAGCAAAATGGCTCGATTGAGAATAAAGAAATTAAAAAAGCAAAAAACAGCTGGAAGTTGTAA
- a CDS encoding NAD-dependent epimerase/dehydratase family protein codes for MKKALVCGSGGFIGGHLVNRLKKEGYWVRGVDLKKNEYGNSNADESIVGDLRDINIVKQVVTDDLDEVYQLAADMGGAGFVFTGDNDADIMHNSALCNLNVLEEVKNKKVKKIFYSSSACMYPEYNQMNPDNPKCSEDSAYPAAPDSEYGWEKLFSERLYLTYHRNHGIDVRIARFHNIFGPEGTWDGGREKAPAALCRKVAEIENNGHIEVWGDGKQTRSFLLVDECVEGVRKLMESDFIGPVNIGSEEMISINDYAKMIINISGKNITIKNIDGPTGVAGRNSDNALIREKLGWEPSMSLRESTEITYKWISEQVKNKSLVNSGEVI; via the coding sequence ATGAAAAAAGCTTTAGTATGCGGGTCAGGTGGATTTATAGGGGGACATCTGGTAAACCGTTTGAAAAAAGAAGGATATTGGGTACGAGGGGTTGACCTAAAGAAAAATGAGTATGGAAACAGCAATGCAGACGAATCTATTGTAGGAGACCTTAGAGATATTAATATTGTCAAACAAGTGGTGACAGATGATTTGGATGAGGTATACCAACTTGCTGCCGATATGGGTGGAGCAGGGTTTGTATTTACAGGGGATAATGATGCCGATATTATGCACAATTCAGCTTTATGCAACCTTAACGTTTTAGAAGAGGTAAAAAACAAAAAAGTTAAGAAAATTTTCTACTCTTCATCGGCATGCATGTACCCCGAGTACAATCAAATGAACCCTGACAATCCCAAATGTTCAGAAGATTCAGCTTATCCTGCCGCACCTGATAGTGAATATGGTTGGGAAAAGCTTTTTAGTGAGCGTTTGTATTTAACTTATCACAGAAATCACGGAATAGATGTAAGGATTGCCCGTTTCCATAATATCTTTGGCCCTGAAGGTACGTGGGATGGAGGAAGGGAAAAAGCTCCTGCTGCACTTTGTAGAAAAGTTGCAGAAATAGAAAACAATGGACATATCGAAGTTTGGGGAGATGGTAAACAGACACGTTCATTTCTATTGGTAGATGAATGTGTAGAAGGAGTGAGAAAGCTTATGGAATCTGATTTCATAGGACCCGTAAATATTGGTTCGGAAGAGATGATATCGATCAATGACTATGCCAAAATGATAATCAATATCTCTGGAAAAAACATTACCATTAAAAACATTGATGGCCCGACAGGAGTGGCCGGTAGAAATTCTGATAATGCATTGATTAGGGAAAAACTGGGTTGGGAACCATCTATGAGTTTAAGGGAGAGTACCGAGATTACATACAAATGGATTTCAGAACAGGTAAAAAATAAAAGTCTTGTCAACTCAGGAGAAGTTATTTGA
- a CDS encoding polysaccharide deacetylase family protein, with translation MKRLIFNLNRTFLYKILKDGLYPETIHIFHHYFKDGNNYLKEFIRFVQHKGYTIRGYDYEQKPGEKVVYLSFDDNYESWYKMAQTLKEEGATCTFFINFAPNLMNDSLVSAYYNSLGLPNGRPIGLDQISDLIHEGFDFGNHGLSHVPFNNLQLSHVKTDLDLNRNFFKQQFGAKLTNVAFPYGSMRYFKKEWIDEISKEFGTIYAGHPLFQVKKNDNIVFRSPLYVSESFEFNLKIHRVTFINPNLTFGKSLIG, from the coding sequence ATGAAGCGCTTGATTTTTAATCTCAACAGGACTTTTCTTTATAAAATACTTAAAGACGGACTTTATCCAGAGACTATACACATATTTCATCATTATTTTAAAGACGGAAACAATTACTTAAAAGAATTCATAAGATTTGTCCAACATAAAGGCTATACGATAAGAGGGTATGATTATGAACAAAAACCAGGAGAAAAAGTAGTTTACCTGAGTTTTGATGACAATTATGAGAGTTGGTATAAAATGGCCCAAACGTTAAAAGAAGAAGGAGCAACCTGCACTTTTTTCATCAATTTTGCACCAAACCTCATGAATGACAGTCTTGTTAGTGCCTATTATAATTCTTTGGGCTTACCAAATGGAAGGCCAATAGGACTTGATCAAATTTCTGACCTGATTCACGAAGGGTTTGATTTTGGGAATCATGGCCTCTCCCATGTGCCTTTTAACAACTTGCAATTGTCCCATGTAAAAACAGATCTTGACCTGAATCGAAATTTTTTCAAACAGCAATTCGGGGCAAAATTGACAAACGTAGCGTTCCCTTATGGCTCCATGAGGTATTTCAAAAAAGAATGGATAGATGAAATTAGTAAGGAATTCGGCACTATATATGCGGGACACCCCTTGTTTCAGGTCAAAAAAAACGACAACATTGTTTTCAGGTCACCGTTATATGTATCTGAAAGCTTTGAATTCAATTTAAAAATACATAGGGTTACATTTATCAATCCAAATCTAACTTTTGGGAAAAGTCTTATTGGATGA
- the purD gene encoding phosphoribosylamine--glycine ligase yields MNILILGSGGREHAIALKISKSPKVNTLFVAPGNAGTSGVAKNVSIGVNDFKGIKALVVAEKITLVVVGPEDPLVNGVHDFFLNDAELKNVSVIGPEKAAAALEGSKEFAKEFMMRHAIPTAAYQSFTSENLQEGHAFLETLQPPYVLKADGLAAGKGVLILQDLDEAKAELKAMLLDSKFGDASATVVIEEFLDGIELSCFVLTDGSNYKILPTAKDYKRIGEGDTGLNTGGMGAISPVPFADDILMQKIEQQIVKPTVEGLKKDNLPYKGFIFIGLIKVGDKPKVIEYNVRMGDPETEVVMPRIKNDLVDLLVATAEGKLDEIDLEIDQRAATTVMAVSGGYPEAYEKGKEITGIDSIADSLVFHAGTKLSDGKVVTNGGRVIAITSYGKDFREALQKSYQNMEKLHFEGMYYRKDLGFDL; encoded by the coding sequence ATGAACATCTTAATTCTAGGTTCAGGCGGCCGAGAACACGCTATTGCCCTTAAAATTTCTAAAAGCCCGAAAGTAAACACACTGTTTGTTGCTCCGGGTAATGCCGGTACCTCTGGCGTTGCTAAAAATGTGTCAATTGGCGTTAATGACTTTAAAGGCATTAAAGCCTTGGTCGTAGCAGAAAAAATCACCTTGGTAGTAGTGGGGCCTGAAGACCCTCTTGTGAATGGAGTTCACGATTTTTTCTTAAATGATGCTGAACTAAAAAATGTTTCCGTAATAGGCCCCGAAAAAGCTGCAGCTGCATTAGAAGGCAGTAAAGAGTTTGCCAAGGAGTTCATGATGCGTCATGCTATTCCAACAGCAGCCTATCAGAGTTTTACTTCAGAAAACTTGCAGGAAGGCCATGCCTTTTTAGAGACCCTACAACCACCTTATGTGCTCAAAGCAGATGGTCTTGCCGCGGGAAAAGGTGTTTTGATTCTTCAGGATTTGGATGAGGCCAAGGCGGAACTTAAGGCGATGCTGTTGGATTCCAAGTTTGGCGATGCCAGCGCCACTGTGGTCATTGAGGAGTTTTTGGATGGGATAGAGTTGAGTTGCTTTGTGTTGACGGATGGATCCAATTACAAAATTCTTCCAACGGCAAAAGACTACAAACGTATTGGTGAAGGAGACACCGGACTAAATACAGGTGGAATGGGAGCCATTTCCCCGGTTCCCTTTGCAGATGACATCTTAATGCAAAAGATCGAGCAGCAAATTGTAAAACCTACTGTTGAAGGGCTTAAAAAGGATAATCTACCTTATAAAGGATTCATTTTTATTGGATTGATCAAAGTTGGGGATAAACCTAAGGTAATTGAGTACAATGTACGCATGGGGGATCCAGAGACAGAAGTTGTTATGCCTCGTATAAAGAATGACTTGGTCGATTTATTGGTTGCTACTGCCGAAGGAAAGCTTGATGAAATCGATTTGGAAATAGATCAAAGAGCTGCAACAACTGTTATGGCCGTTTCAGGGGGATATCCAGAGGCTTATGAAAAAGGAAAGGAAATCACTGGAATAGATAGCATTGCCGACTCTTTGGTATTTCACGCAGGGACAAAATTATCAGATGGCAAAGTGGTAACCAACGGAGGTCGGGTAATTGCAATCACATCCTATGGAAAAGACTTTAGAGAAGCACTCCAAAAATCCTATCAAAACATGGAAAAACTACATTTTGAAGGAATGTACTACAGAAAGGATTTGGGATTCGATTTATAG
- a CDS encoding WecB/TagA/CpsF family glycosyltransferase: MSNGEPVRDLKYELLEQEVKILGINIFAIDIAKAVKLLLKSDYESLESRCVSATGAHGLVYSKRNYIFRKILQSFFLNLPDGMPSAWIGRLKGAKKMQRCYGPDFFKETMIASANTTTAHFLCGGKEGVAAILKEVCETQFGATISGTYCPPFLDVSDYDYPAIAQTINETKAKIVWIGLSTPKQEIFASNLSKYTKVDYICCVGAAFDFHIGNVKQAPSWVQKIGMEWFFRLIMEPKRLWKRYFEIVPLFIYYNFAELIKGNFLKKNR; encoded by the coding sequence ATGAGCAATGGCGAACCGGTCAGGGATTTAAAATACGAACTTTTGGAGCAAGAAGTAAAAATTTTAGGGATAAATATATTTGCAATAGATATTGCTAAAGCGGTAAAACTGTTGTTAAAGAGCGACTATGAATCTCTTGAATCAAGATGTGTGAGCGCCACAGGGGCACATGGATTAGTATATTCAAAAAGAAATTACATATTTAGGAAAATCCTTCAGTCCTTCTTCTTGAACCTTCCTGATGGTATGCCCTCCGCTTGGATAGGCAGACTCAAAGGCGCAAAAAAAATGCAGCGATGCTACGGCCCAGATTTTTTTAAAGAGACCATGATAGCCTCAGCAAACACAACTACAGCCCATTTCCTTTGCGGAGGAAAAGAAGGAGTAGCTGCAATACTAAAAGAAGTCTGTGAGACCCAATTTGGAGCAACTATTTCAGGAACATATTGTCCTCCCTTCCTCGATGTTTCAGATTATGATTATCCCGCCATTGCCCAAACCATAAATGAAACAAAAGCCAAGATTGTATGGATTGGTCTTAGCACTCCCAAGCAAGAGATTTTTGCTTCTAATCTATCAAAATATACGAAAGTCGATTACATCTGCTGCGTGGGCGCTGCATTTGATTTTCATATTGGCAATGTAAAGCAAGCCCCTAGTTGGGTACAAAAAATAGGGATGGAGTGGTTTTTTAGACTTATAATGGAGCCTAAAAGATTGTGGAAAAGATATTTCGAGATTGTTCCTCTCTTTATTTATTATAACTTTGCCGAGTTAATCAAAGGAAACTTTTTAAAAAAAAATAGATGA
- the purD gene encoding phosphoribosylamine--glycine ligase, producing the protein MIILYIVGNAGTSGVAKNVSIGVNDFKGIKALVVAEKITLVVVGPEDPLVNGVHDFFLNDAELKNVSVIGPEKAAAALEGSKEFAKEFMMRHAIPTAAYQSFTSENLQEGHAFLETLQPPYVLKADGLAAGKGVLILQDLDEAKAELKAMLLDSKFGDASATVVIEEFLDGIELSCFVLTDGSNYKILPTAKDYKRIGEGDTGLNTGGMGAISPVPFADDILMQKIEQQIVKPTVEGLKKDNLPYKGFIFIGLIKVGDKPKVIEYNVRMGDPETEVVMPRIKNDLVDLLVATAEGKLDEIDLEIDQRAATTVMAVSGGYPEAYEKGKEITGIDSIADSLVFHAGTKLSDGKVVTNGGRVIAITSYGKDFREALQKSYQNMEKLHFEGMYYRKDLGFDL; encoded by the coding sequence TTGATAATCTTGTACATTGTTGGTAATGCCGGTACCTCTGGCGTTGCTAAAAATGTGTCAATTGGCGTTAATGACTTTAAAGGCATTAAAGCCTTGGTCGTAGCAGAAAAAATCACCTTGGTAGTAGTGGGGCCTGAAGACCCTCTTGTGAATGGAGTTCACGATTTTTTCTTAAATGATGCTGAACTAAAAAATGTTTCCGTAATAGGCCCCGAAAAAGCTGCAGCTGCATTAGAAGGCAGTAAAGAGTTTGCCAAGGAGTTCATGATGCGTCATGCTATTCCAACAGCAGCCTATCAGAGTTTTACTTCAGAAAACTTGCAGGAAGGCCATGCCTTTTTAGAGACCCTACAACCACCTTATGTGCTCAAAGCAGATGGTCTTGCCGCGGGAAAAGGTGTTTTGATTCTTCAGGATTTGGATGAGGCCAAGGCGGAACTTAAGGCGATGCTGTTGGATTCCAAGTTTGGCGATGCCAGCGCCACTGTGGTCATTGAGGAGTTTTTGGATGGGATAGAGTTGAGTTGCTTTGTGTTGACGGATGGATCCAATTACAAAATTCTTCCAACGGCAAAAGACTACAAACGTATTGGTGAAGGAGACACCGGACTAAATACAGGTGGAATGGGAGCCATTTCCCCGGTTCCCTTTGCAGATGACATCTTAATGCAAAAGATCGAGCAGCAAATTGTAAAACCTACTGTTGAAGGGCTTAAAAAGGATAATCTACCTTATAAAGGATTCATTTTTATTGGATTGATCAAAGTTGGGGATAAACCTAAGGTAATTGAGTACAATGTACGCATGGGGGATCCAGAGACAGAAGTTGTTATGCCTCGTATAAAGAATGACTTGGTCGATTTATTGGTTGCTACTGCCGAAGGAAAGCTTGATGAAATCGATTTGGAAATAGATCAAAGAGCTGCAACAACTGTTATGGCCGTTTCAGGGGGATATCCAGAGGCTTATGAAAAAGGAAAGGAAATCACTGGAATAGATAGCATTGCCGACTCTTTGGTATTTCACGCAGGGACAAAATTATCAGATGGCAAAGTGGTAACCAACGGAGGTCGGGTAATTGCAATCACATCCTATGGAAAAGACTTTAGAGAAGCACTCCAAAAATCCTATCAAAACATGGAAAAACTACATTTTGAAGGAATGTACTACAGAAAGGATTTGGGATTCGATTTATAG